The window ACCGCCGGTCCCGACAGGACTCTTTCCTGTTCTCCAACCGCAAGCGCCTGGAAGGCCTGCCCCTTTCGAAGATGCACGCCGCCGTAATCAAGACGCGCGACGGCCTGGACATGGTCTGTTATTACACCCTCCCGTACGGCAGCGATGCCCGCAGCCCGGGCACGCCGGACAGGCCGCTCCCGATGGTGCTGGACGTTCATGGCGGCCCTGGGCGCGCGGACGAGTGGGGCTATAATCCCATGCACCAGCTCATGGCCAACCGTGGCTATGCCGTCATGAGCGTTAACTTCCGCGGCTCAACAGGCCTGGGCAAGCGCTTCACCAACGCCGGCAACATGGAGTGGGCCGGCAAGATGCACGACGACCTCCTGGACGCAATGGAGTGGGCCGTGGGGCAGGGCATCGCAGACCGGAATCGAGTTGCGGTTTTCGGCGGCAGCTACGGCGGCTATGCGGCGCTGGTGGGCCTCACATTCACGCCGGACACCTTCGCCTGCGGGGTGGACATCGTTGGGCCATCGAGCCTGGTCACCCTGCTGGAGTCCATCCCCCCGTACTGGGCGCCCCAGATAGAGGTCTTCGCCACCCGCGTGGGCGACCACCGCAATGAAGAGGGCCGAAAATTCCTCAAAGAGCGCTCGCCACTTACGTACGTAGAGCGCATAAACCGCCCACTACTCATAGTCCAGGGGGCCAAAGATCCGAGGGTCAAGCAAACCGAGTCGGTCCAGATCGTACAGGCGTTGCGGGGCAAAGGAATCCCGGTTACCTACGTACTCTTCCCCGACGAAGGTCACGGATTCGCCCGCCCGGAAAACAACATGGCCTTCAACGCCGTCGCCGAAGCCTTCCTCGCCGCGCACCTGGGAGGGCGGTACGAAGCCGTTGGTGACGATTTCAAGGGATCGACGATACAGGTGCCGGCCGGAGCGGACCAGGTGCCGGGCCTCGAAAAAGCGCTGGACGCGCACGATAAGGAGACGAAATGAACAACCTTCAGAAGCTGAACGCCCTGGGACAATCGGCGTGGTACGACAACGTCCGGCGCGGGCTGATCAGGTCCGGCGAGCTTGCCGCGCTGTTGAAGCAGGGGGTGACCGGCCTTACTTCCAACCCAACGATCTTCGAAAAGGCGATGGCCCAGAGTGCTGACTACGACGACGAGATGGTGAAGCTTGCCCGCCAGGGCAAGTCCGCGGGGGAGATATACGAAGCGCTCGCGGTGGAGGACATCCAGGCAGTCGCCGACATGCTCCGTGGCGTCTACGATGCGACGAAGGGCGTGGACGGCTACGCCAGCCTGGAGGTCAGCCCGTTGCTTGCGAACGACACGGAAGGCACGGTGGCCGAGGCCCACCGGCTTTTCAGGGCCCTCAACCGGCCGAACGTGATGATAAAGGTGCCCGCAACGCCCGCAGGCGTGCCCGCAATTCGCCGGTTGATAGCGGACGGCCTGAACATCAATGTCACGCTCGTCTTTTCGCTGGAGGCCTACAGCCAGGTGCGCGAGGCGTACATCGCCGGACTGGAGGACCTGGCGAAGGCAGGGGGAAACGTTTCGAAGGCGGCCTCCGTGGCCTCCTTCTTCGTCAGCCGCGTAGACACTCTGGTGGATAATAGTCTAAAGGGTAAGCCGGAAGAGAAGTCGCTTGCCGGCAAAGCGGCCATCGCCAACGCGAAGCTGGCGTACGGCGACTTCCAGCGCGACTTCGGCGGCAAGCGCTTCCAGGCGCTGAAGGCCAAAGGCGCCCACGTTCAGAGGCCGCTGTGGGCCAGCACGAGCACAAAGAACCTGGCCTACAGAGACGTCATCTACGTCGACAACCTGATAGGCCGTGACACGGTCAACACCATGCCGGAGAATACGCTCAAGGCGTTCCTGGACCATGGTAAGCCGGAGGTAACGGTTGACAGGGATACCGCGGACGCCGAGAAGGTCTTTGCCGACCTTGAGCGGGCCGGCATAAGAATGACGCAGGTGACCGGCAAGCTCCTGTCCGACGGCGTCAAGGCGTTTGCCGATTCGTTCGATCAGCTTATGGCCAACATTGAGCAGAAGCGGACGAAGCTCCTGGCGCAGACCAGAAAATAGACCAGGAATTGTAAACCGCGCGATTCATCGCGCCTGTTCCGGCTGCCGGCACGGCGGGCAGGTGGCCCGGGTGTGATGAGGCGCGCGGGCTGTGGTTCCGGAGGCTTATCCATGCCCACCAGCCTGCGTATCAACGAAATCGTC of the SAR202 cluster bacterium genome contains:
- a CDS encoding S9 family peptidase, giving the protein MLFGNPDRASPRISPDGRKLSFLAPVDGFLNVWVGDATDVATARPITSDRARGIRIYFWAFDSEHILYMQDQGGDEDWHVYSVDIATQATVDLTPIKGVHAQVQELSHHFPGEIVVGLNDRDPQLHDLYRVNIATGQREIIARNEGFAGYVTDDSLQVRFAYRLTSSGGSELLRPTPSGDWELFIPVPPEDLLTTTPSGFDKSRRTLYMIDSRDRDTSALVTIDSESGERTVIAENPRADVSEVLTHPTEKTVEAVAFTYDRKHWMVLDDRVGGDLQYLKTVAGGEIEIVSRTLDDTQWIVAFMMDDGPMRYYRCDRRSRQDSFLFSNRKRLEGLPLSKMHAAVIKTRDGLDMVCYYTLPYGSDARSPGTPDRPLPMVLDVHGGPGRADEWGYNPMHQLMANRGYAVMSVNFRGSTGLGKRFTNAGNMEWAGKMHDDLLDAMEWAVGQGIADRNRVAVFGGSYGGYAALVGLTFTPDTFACGVDIVGPSSLVTLLESIPPYWAPQIEVFATRVGDHRNEEGRKFLKERSPLTYVERINRPLLIVQGAKDPRVKQTESVQIVQALRGKGIPVTYVLFPDEGHGFARPENNMAFNAVAEAFLAAHLGGRYEAVGDDFKGSTIQVPAGADQVPGLEKALDAHDKETK
- the tal gene encoding transaldolase, with the translated sequence MNNLQKLNALGQSAWYDNVRRGLIRSGELAALLKQGVTGLTSNPTIFEKAMAQSADYDDEMVKLARQGKSAGEIYEALAVEDIQAVADMLRGVYDATKGVDGYASLEVSPLLANDTEGTVAEAHRLFRALNRPNVMIKVPATPAGVPAIRRLIADGLNINVTLVFSLEAYSQVREAYIAGLEDLAKAGGNVSKAASVASFFVSRVDTLVDNSLKGKPEEKSLAGKAAIANAKLAYGDFQRDFGGKRFQALKAKGAHVQRPLWASTSTKNLAYRDVIYVDNLIGRDTVNTMPENTLKAFLDHGKPEVTVDRDTADAEKVFADLERAGIRMTQVTGKLLSDGVKAFADSFDQLMANIEQKRTKLLAQTRK